ttaaaaagtGTGAAGTATGAATCATTACTGTCATATTAGAATTAAGACTTGTGGCTAATaagttatttcttcatgtagTCTGCACTGAAATGGAACAAACGATCATGGTCTATGATGTTcccttgttttaaaatgcatttaagtaCGGGAGTTCATAATCCAATTATTATGACAGCCTCAGTATTATCATGAGGCATTTGTAGATAAGATATCAcagtaaatggtcaaatttttctatagcacttttccacctttaaggcactcaaagcgctttgggatttgaaccgccaaccttcggatcagtggacaaacactctaccaactgagctactgtcgcccctatTCTGATTATCAGTATTATCCCTTGTAACAAATGCATGCAACCAGTTTGTTCCTTTTAAAACTAAGCGCAGAATGAACTGCACAGAGAAAAGTAATTTCTAAAAACCTATTTTTTTAGGAGAATTATCAAGTCATCTCAAATCACAGGGCTCAggtcaagtcccaagtcttaGTCAGTTTTATCAAGTCGAGTCTCAAGTCATTAAAATAGTGACTCATGTCGGACTCGGGTCCAAGTCTCCACCTCTACCTTAAACAAATAATGTAAACAACAGTTTTTAATGCTCGACAATTTATACACAGAAAAGCAATTCTTAAATCAAAGAATGTAATTGCTGTTAAGACGTTTGCATGTCTCtcaaccaatgttccctctaatttttcacgagtctgagcaaacacacaaactccctgagcggtcccatggaccactgtgagcaacatcagacctgtgcgctgtggtcatgctgcatcacatccatccaagttaaatggtttattaaaagaatcaaattactgcatttacatttctattgtaagacttttaattaagttctttagccacttatacaatgaaaatgacaaaaaatcttgctcatgaacTGTGTAGCATGTTAATGCTAttgaaagtataaatatttaatttgaactatgggaaaacatgagccaaaccaaaccaactgtaaactccaatgctgaaaacacacttaacatttttatgataaagctctgacttgtaaaaatcaagcaaaaccttcacacaatggcttatactcataatacaactcataaactagtgacagtattcaatgaccaatacacacagagaagaatctgtatctgcacacccagctgctctattactgtacatttatatatcatatcaaaacacaatataaaatgtatatttggatataaaatatagtcaaaacgagcggtatgggtcaaaataaatataaatttaaaccacacactgcaaacagtgaacaaacacacacacttgaaaatgtaaacaaacacacactggaaactaaaaaaaacactgtacatgatacgcatgatatatttgacccacaattaagtcaataagaataaaccacgcttaccgatcaggaacagcatccagtccatcaaaacataaggtcctctgctcctgagtccaccatgagatcttcactcggttccacgaaccgctccggctccgagatgcctctagtttcacttgtacaaacatccacagtgtcctcggtcgcgtacttcctttgttttgtccgtttcgtcatgtttagaacgcaaaactgctacaaaacagtgcgtaacagtgcgcccgagggcgggccgtcggaacgttacggggttaaacacttagcatcattaggagtcttcactccacgtcggccacgtcggctaaaacactaatagcggcgcatgaggacgcctgtcaatgacgttgataagctgcgcagatacgtctgtgaatcacataattgcctggagcagctcgtcccggtcacactcactgactcacattgaaaaatagcgcagaatgaattgttgtgtgtttattgtattttcaattccggttcgattttttttgtgcgcagcgcagattttctgtgcgcggagaccgtgtcagcagtgcgcaattgcgcacagcgcgcagtttagagggaactcAACCAACGTGCATGTACTGCACAATGAAAATGGTGAATCTATATAGACCACAAAACTATCCTGTTACTTTGTCAGAATAACACAGAATGGACTAAACACACATCCAATTTCTTAccacttatttattcattcaggaGCTGCCCCCATACTTCTGCAAATTGGACGTCACATTTCAAAGAGGTGAGCACATGGCCTTTAGTGAGATAACATCAATTGTGTATGACTTACTATATAGCCTCTGTGCTCTGttcttttctttatgttttagaGTGTTATTGTGCCGGAGGAGATGACAAAAGGATCCCTCTtcttcaagatatttttgatgcCTTTCCTGATACTCCAGTTAACATTGACATCAAGGCTAACAATGACCTTCTCATTAAGAAGGTGACTGTGGCTAAACAAATCatgtttataaatatataatatgagAATAATGTGATTAAACTGATGACTTGCAGGTTTCTGATCTTGTAATCAAGTATGACAGAGAGAATCTAACTGTTTGGGGAAATGCCAGTAACCAAGTTGTTAAAAAGTGTTACAAAGAGGTATGTATATACCCTCAATgatagtttaaaatcaaaacatttaaaatgatactgaaatattgttccatttgtGCTGTGTTTTGCAGAACCCACGTATCCCAGTGTTGTTTAGTCTGCCAAGAGTGCTGCAGCTGTTAGGGCTTTTTTACACAGGCCTTCTACCTTTTGTTCCACTCAAAGAACAGTTCCTAGAGATCCCCATGCCTTCCATTCTCACCAAGTAAGTTACAGGAGTCACACAAAAGTTATATAAACTTGTCAATAAAATACTGCTGATACTCCTGTATATTACACGTTACTAAGCCAGAGGTGAGAGTCCGAACACACCTAAGGACATTCTTGTATTCGTATATTCCATATAATGGGTTACAAGCACATTTACAACAGCcccaatacaaaaatacaaatacaatataaaatacaatacaatacaaaaagagTTCTATGCGCCGCAGTATGAAAGGTTTTAGCCAGACTTTTTCACTGGATTAAGCTATAATACTGGCCCAGATTAATAACAAAGCAGAATGTTCCCAGTATAAATTGATGCTGTTactattttacaaaacaatCACTGGGatgatataaatacacacaatatattttgcagtgttttattaTGGGTTTAAAATGCCAAAGTAAGATGGCTACGAATTGTAGTGGATAATTATTTAAACTACAGGATAGAAAATACAAAGAACCAACTGAAAATTCCAGTATATTAAAAGAAACAGACAATAATATTGACTGAATGTGAAGTGTGTCTTAATGAGCTCATATTAGCATTTTAAATTGTTCAGGATGAAGGATCCCAGTGGCTTAACCCGAAGTCAGAGATTCATCATCTGGTTAGCCGATAcgtgagttcacaaacttacTGTTATTGTATATTGATTCGCATGCACGTTTACCTTTTTTGCTTTACTTACCTTTTATCACCTCTCCTCTTTTAGCTTGCTGATGAGAAAAGCCCTGTTTAATCATTTGACTGCAAGAGGAATACAGGTacacaacatatttttattgttacaaTAAAACTCTCGACATTGATGTGCTAGTGTAATAGGGTGCTTATGGGATTGGCATATTccttatgtgttttatttctgagAATAACAGGGTTTGTTTAGCTTTTCTCTGACCTACATTGAACTGTCtcatgttaaaaatgtacaagGCTCTCATGTTCAGAAATAGGCGACAGAGGTCCAAACACAAgtctttgtgtgttgtgtatctgGTTTCAGGTGTACATCTGGGTGCTGAATGATGAGGAGGACTTTCAGAGGGCATTTGACTTAGGAGCCACCGGGGTTATGACAGATTTTCCCACACGACTTAGAGACTTCATGGACAAGAATGGCATTTCAAAACCTGAATGACCTGCTGCCAAGAGCTACCTCAAAGCTCCACTAATTATCCTTCAGACTGGCGGGCCTACCACGCCAGACCCTTAAACTACCACACCTACAGTATTTGTCCTGCATGCATTCCAGCAATTTACTGCTCGCCTTAGTGTCAATGTGACCAACCTGACCGGGGTTATTACTTTAATAACTTTAacgagtttatttttaatactagTGGGTGTTTGCTTTACAGCCACtcttacattttcattttaaactatttcattacattttggtGTGTTCTGTGCACTTTTGAATATGCGTCATTATTAAATTTAATAtttgtagtttaaaaaaaataataacttaaaggtgcaccatatAGCTTTTCTGGAGAGTCTGCAacccgtttgtctccatggagatgttaatattTAGTCTGGAATGTTGATTGATGTATtgcaagttacagatcaggaAGGCAAGATTTATTGAATGAGAAATTATTGAAGtacgaatgcatgtttttgagaaatGTAATCAtttgtaactgagtaaatacaAGATGGTAGGTTTaattacatactgtggaacactgcagACAATACattcccatggagacaggaaGGTGGCATACCCCCATCAGACAACTTTATGTACCTTTCACTGCTGCCACTTGTACTTGAATGGAGATATAAGAAATATCCTACTGAagttactttgttttgtttatcttccaattttttttaagtatctcTAGAAAGGAGCGTATTGGAGTTTAAAGTATTTGTGAATTAGCCTGTTAGGGTGTCTATagtaaaagaataataaaatctgtcaactgcacaaaacgttgtaggagtgaggatgttttgattggttgacagattttatttttcttttactatggatcagacctggacgactgagggattacacagatatctgtTAAGGTGTCAGTATTGAACTAAATCAATGTCATGTGTCCCTTCTacagtttgtaaaatgtgtttgttcattGAAtagtctgttcattttcaagtAAATCAAccaatatttgcacaaaattaACAacttgtttgtgtattttataaaTTAATGTGTTAATTCAACAGAGCTGATTTCTGAAAAATTGAGACTATATATTTTATCCAAATGTGCTGTGTAGCAAATGAGTTCTACtgaatgtaaagtgttttatatacttgaaaaaataaattttgtTATTCATATAATCATATAATGGACTGTTTGatgttggtttattttatttatatatatatatatatatatatatatatatatatatatgtatatatgtatatatgtgtgtgtatatgtgtgtgtgtgtatatgtatatatatatatatatatatatatatacacacacacacacacatatatatatatatatatatatatatatatatatatatatatatatatatatatatatatatatatatatatatatatatatatatatatatatatatatatatatatatatatatatatatatatatatatataaataaatataaatgtgtagagGTCTACATACTTGTTCTGCAAACAGTTGTCAAATATTTTGCAGAAGATGACTGTTGAAATGGTATGTGTTAATTTTGTCAATTAAAGTAGACGATAGGTCCTTTTCATTGacttctttctttgttttactGCTCGGCCGACACTTGGGGGCGCTGCGTGGTGATCAATAGTCACACGTGTTCACAGCTTGGCTCTTTGTTATTACTCTGTAATAACTGTCTTATTGCCATTATCATATTATGTTTTAGGGGGTTTTACACTCTGGTCACTGGTGCAAAATGCGCGCGTTCACTTTCAGTTTCAACAATAGCGACCACGTTAGCTTTGTTTATTGTGCTTTCTGGAGAATTCTGTGCTATTTATTGGTCACTCGTCTGTATTTTCACCCAATCAGCTCAATGTTGCTATGCGTGTCGAAATCGCTGATTGGCTGGTGAGTCCGTCATTTACCCGTGCTCACGTTATTTTGCCAAAGATTTTGTATTGCCAAAATGGTATAAACTTGCAGACgcttaatattttaattgcggaaaaaaaaaaacttagacAGTATATAAATGGGGACAGTCCAATATGCGATTTCACTTTATACAACACTAA
This Periophthalmus magnuspinnatus isolate fPerMag1 chromosome 13, fPerMag1.2.pri, whole genome shotgun sequence DNA region includes the following protein-coding sequences:
- the LOC117380595 gene encoding lysophospholipase D GDPD1-like; protein product: MEMCAAVYVLSTVTGYVLTSALLLKCPNLLHRRKRELFLSRHISHRGGAGENLENTMAAFKHAVDVGTDMLELDCHLTKDEQVVVSHDANLRRATGINAYISDMAYNELPPYFCKLDVTFQRECYCAGGDDKRIPLLQDIFDAFPDTPVNIDIKANNDLLIKKVSDLVIKYDRENLTVWGNASNQVVKKCYKENPRIPVLFSLPRVLQLLGLFYTGLLPFVPLKEQFLEIPMPSILTKMKDPSGLTRSQRFIIWLADTLLMRKALFNHLTARGIQVYIWVLNDEEDFQRAFDLGATGVMTDFPTRLRDFMDKNGISKPE